Proteins encoded in a region of the Candidatus Alcyoniella australis genome:
- a CDS encoding transglutaminase family protein: MNDRLCELELFLRPTPSVDSDSPLVRDKALELIQGVDSERERGVRLFYFARDAIRYNPFAPMFCAEEYAASATLQRGSGYCVQKAVLLAALCRAAKIPTRLCFADLLNHCVPGDLLELMGTNLFTYHGYCELYLEGRWVKATPAFDSAMCQRHGFRPVEFDGSCDAVFHSTTLDGRPHIEYVRDIGRYHDLPLNDLIQAFIETYGKANPDLMEQWRGK; this comes from the coding sequence ATGAACGATCGTCTTTGTGAACTCGAGCTTTTCCTGCGTCCCACACCCAGCGTGGACAGCGATTCGCCGCTGGTGCGCGACAAGGCCCTGGAACTGATCCAGGGCGTTGATTCGGAACGCGAGCGCGGAGTGCGGCTTTTTTACTTTGCGCGCGACGCGATTCGCTACAACCCGTTCGCTCCGATGTTCTGCGCCGAGGAGTATGCGGCGAGCGCCACGCTGCAACGCGGCTCGGGCTACTGCGTGCAGAAGGCCGTGCTGCTCGCCGCGCTTTGCCGCGCCGCGAAAATCCCGACCCGGCTGTGCTTCGCGGACCTGCTCAACCACTGCGTGCCCGGCGACCTGCTGGAACTGATGGGGACCAACCTGTTCACCTACCACGGCTACTGCGAGCTGTACCTCGAGGGGCGTTGGGTCAAGGCCACGCCGGCGTTCGATAGTGCGATGTGCCAGCGCCATGGATTCCGCCCGGTGGAGTTCGACGGCAGCTGCGATGCAGTGTTCCACTCCACGACCCTCGATGGCAGGCCGCACATCGAGTACGTGCGCGACATTGGCCGCTATCACGACCTGCCGCTGAACGATTTAATCCAGGCATTCATCGAGACCTATGGCAAGGCCAATCCCGATCTTATGGAGCAGTGGCGCGGGAAGTAA